CTCGAAGGCGGGCGGCAGTCGATCCTGCCAACGCCGCCCCTGCGGCAGCAGGGACAACTCCCGCGTGTCGTCCCCGCGACGGCTCATCCGCACCAGCAGATGGTCCTCGGCCAACCGCTCGGCGAAACCACCGCCCCACTCCACCACGACGGCGGCCTCGGTCAGCTCCGTGTCCAGGTCCAGGTCGTCGAGCTCGGCCAGGGAAGTGAGCCGGTAAGCGTCCACGTGAACCAGGGTGGTGCCCCGCCAGTCCGCGGGGTGATGCTCCCGGGCCAGCACGAAGGTGGGCGAGGTGATCCGCCCCTCCACCCCCATGCCGGTGGCGATCCCCCGAACGAGCACCGTCTTGCCCGCCCCGAGCGGGCCGTCCAACAGCACGAGGTCCCCCGGAACGAGCAACGCCCCGAGCGCGGTACCGAAACGCCCGGTCTCCTCCTCGGTCGCCAGCTCGAACGTCCAGGGCGCAGAATCGGAAGTCAACTGCCGCTCACCTTCTCCGCGGAATCCGCGGCCCGCGTTCTCCGCACCGCGCGCCGCACCAGATCTCCCAGCCGGGCGGTGACCAGCTCCGCCCGCTCGAGAACCACCATATGCCCGGCCCCCTCGACCCGGACCAGCTCGGCCTCGGGCAGCTCGGCGGCTATCGCCTCCGAGTGGGCGAAGGGGGTGAGCCGGTCGGCGTCACCGCCGAGCACCAGAACCTCGCAGGACCGCAGCCCGGTCAGCGCGGCCCTGCGGTCGTGCGAACCGAGAGTGTCCAGGAAGTCCGTCACGGTCTCCACAGCGGTGCCCGCGATCATCGCGTCCGTCAGGTCGACCAGCTCCGTGCCGACCTCCCGGCCCCCGAAGGCCAGCCCGTGGACCAGGCTCCGCGTCACTCCCGCCCCGGTGCGGCGGGCGTACTCCACCAGACCGGGCTGCCAACCGGCCAACACCCCCAGAGTCCTGGTGACCGGGTTGTGCTTGGACAACCACGGCCTGGGCAACCCGCTCGCCCCCACCTCACCGGCCGAGGTCCCGAGCAACGCCACGCCACGCACCCGCTCCCGGAACAGCTCGGGGCGCTGCTCCGCCAGAGCCATGATCGCCATACCCCCCATGGAGTGGCCGACCAGCACGACGGGCCCACCGCCCGTGGTGGCGCGCAACACCGCGTCCAGATCCCTGCCCAACTGTTCGATGGTGTTGTTGGCCCGGGCGGAACGGCCGGAACGGCCGTGGCCGCGCTGGTCGTAGAGCACGAGCCGCACTCGGGGATCGGTCGATCCGGGCAGCTCCGCGCACTGAAAACGCCAGCAGCGCGAGTCCAGGCTGTACCCGTGCACCAGGATCACGGTCAACTCGGCCCGTCCTCCGTCGGCGGGATCCACCTCCCGCACGGACAGTGGAACCCCGTCGTCGGCGGCGACGGTGGACCTGCGGGCGGAACCCGACTCGCCCGGCGGCACCGCACCGGGTCCGATCCCGCCGGGTTCGGCTTCCCGCGCGCCCCGGGAGGCGAGACTCACCGCGGTCCCGGTCACCGCGGCGCCGAGCACGCCGGCGGACCAGGCCAACGCCCGCCGAGTCCTCATGCCGGCTCCTCCGAGACCAGTGTCCTGCTCACCCGGGGACGGTACATACCGGTGACTATCTCGTAGTGGATCGTGCCCACCTCACGAGCCCATTCGGCGGCCGTGGGCTCCCCGCCTTCCCCCGGACCGAACAGCACGACCTCGTCGCCCTCCTCGACCTCGTCGTCGTCGCAGCAGACCACGAGCTGGTCCATGCACACCTTGCCGACCACGGGGCGACGCTTCCCCCGCAACCAGACGGACATGCGCCCGGACAACGAGCGCGGAACCCCGTCGGCGTAGCCCACCGGGACCAGGGCGAGGTTCGTCTCCGCGGGGGCCACCCACACGTGGCCGTAGGAGACGGATTCCCCCGCCTGGATCCGCTTGGTCAGCACCACGGTGGAACGGAAGGTCATGGCCGGGCGCAGGTCGTGGCTGCCCTCCTGGGGAACGGGATCCAGCCCG
This genomic stretch from Actinopolyspora halophila DSM 43834 harbors:
- the tsaE gene encoding tRNA (adenosine(37)-N6)-threonylcarbamoyltransferase complex ATPase subunit type 1 TsaE codes for the protein MTSDSAPWTFELATEEETGRFGTALGALLVPGDLVLLDGPLGAGKTVLVRGIATGMGVEGRITSPTFVLAREHHPADWRGTTLVHVDAYRLTSLAELDDLDLDTELTEAAVVVEWGGGFAERLAEDHLLVRMSRRGDDTRELSLLPQGRRWQDRLPPAFE
- a CDS encoding alpha/beta fold hydrolase yields the protein MRTRRALAWSAGVLGAAVTGTAVSLASRGAREAEPGGIGPGAVPPGESGSARRSTVAADDGVPLSVREVDPADGGRAELTVILVHGYSLDSRCWRFQCAELPGSTDPRVRLVLYDQRGHGRSGRSARANNTIEQLGRDLDAVLRATTGGGPVVLVGHSMGGMAIMALAEQRPELFRERVRGVALLGTSAGEVGASGLPRPWLSKHNPVTRTLGVLAGWQPGLVEYARRTGAGVTRSLVHGLAFGGREVGTELVDLTDAMIAGTAVETVTDFLDTLGSHDRRAALTGLRSCEVLVLGGDADRLTPFAHSEAIAAELPEAELVRVEGAGHMVVLERAELVTARLGDLVRRAVRRTRAADSAEKVSGS